From Nerophis lumbriciformis linkage group LG09, RoL_Nlum_v2.1, whole genome shotgun sequence, one genomic window encodes:
- the pgk1 gene encoding phosphoglycerate kinase 1 gives MSLSNKLTLDKVDLKGKRVIMRVDFNVPMKDKHITNNQRIKAAVPSIQHCLDHGAKSVVLMSHLGRPDGNFVPEKYSLEPVAAELKSLLKKDVRFLKDCVGAEVEAACANPATGAVILLENLRFHVAEEGKGKDSSGNKTKASQEQIDSFRASLSKLGDVYVNDAFGTAHRAHSSMVGVNLPQKAAGFLMKKELDYFAMALEKPQRPFLAILGGAKVKDKIQLINNMLDQVDEMIIGGGMAFTFLKVLNNMQIGNSLYDEEGAAIVKDLMAKAEKNGVKITLPVDFVTADKFDEKATTGTATVAAGIPAGWMGLDCGPESSKANAEAVGRAKQIVWNGPVGVFEWDHFARGTKTLMDKVVEVTKSGCVSIIGGGDTATCCAKWNTEDKVSHVSTGGGASLELLEGKVLPGVDALSNV, from the exons ATGTCTCTGTCCAACAAACTTACCCTGGATAAGGTGGACCTCAAAGGGAAGCGGGTCATAATGCG GGTCGACTTCAACGTACCGATGAAAGACAAGCACATCACAAACAACCAGAG GATCAAGGCGGCGGTTCCCAGCATCCAACACTGCTTGGATCACGGCGCCAAGTCGGTGGTGCTGATGAGTCACTTGGGCCGCCCTGACGGTAACTTCGTGCCTGAGAAATACTCGCTGGAACCCGTGGCCGCCGAGCTGAAGTCCCTGCTGAAGAA AGACGTCCGCTTCCTGAAGGACTGTGTGGGTGCGGAGGTGGAGGCCGCCTGCGCGAACCCCGCCACCGGCGCCGTCATCTTGCTGGAGAACCTGCGCTTCCACGTGGCCGAGGAGGGAAAGGGCAAAGACTCCTCAGGAAACAAG ACCAAAGCCTCCCAGGAGCAGATCGACTCCTTCAGGGCGTCTCTGTCCAAACTGGGAGACGTTTACGTCAACGACGCCTTCGGCACAGCTCACAGGGCACACAG CTCCATGGTGGGCGTCAACCTGCCCCAGAAGGCTGCTGGCTTCctgatgaagaaggagctggaCTACTTCGCCATGGCCCTGGAGAAACCTCAGAGGCCTTTCTTGGCCATCCTTGGAGG GGCAAAGGTGAAAGATAAGATCCAGCTGATCAACAACATGCTGGACCAGGTGGACGAGATGATCATTGGTGGCGGCATGGCTTTCACCTTCCTCAAAGTCCTCAACAACATGCAG ATCGGCAACTCTCTGTACGACGAGGAGGGCGCCGCCATCGTCAAGGACCTGATGGCCAAAGCCGAGAAGAACGGCGTCAAGATCACGCTGCCCGTCGACTTTGTCACCGCCGACAAGTTCGACGAGAAGGCGACCACGGGCACCGCCACCGTGGCCGCCGGCATCCCCGCCGGCTGGATG GGTCTGGACTGCGGACCCGAGAGCTCCAAGGCAAACGCCGAGGCGGTGGGCAGAGCCAAGCAGATCGTGTGGAACGGCCCAGTTGGCGTGTTCGAGTGGGACCACTTTGCCAGGGGGACAAAAACCCTGATGGACAAAGTGGTGGAGGTGACCAAGTCAGGCTGCGTCTCCATCATAG GCGGGGGCGACACTGCCACATGCTGCGCCAAGTGGAACACGGAGGACAAGGTCAGTCACGTGAGCACTGGAGGCGGAGCCAGCTTGGAGCTGCTGGAAG GCAAAGTCCTGCCAGGAGTGGACGCCCTGAGCAACGTCTAG